The genomic window GGGTCGGTTCGCCCGGCGGCGTGGGCCGCGGCGGTACGCCGAGTCCCGTGCCCCCTCCACTGGCGACGCCGCCCTTCGGCGGTTGCGCGGACGGCGCCACGGACCCGCTCGGACTCGCGCCGGCGCCCGCGTCCTGGCCCTCGTTCTCGCCCCCGGCCCCGCCGGACCGGGCGGCTCCGCCCATGCCCGTACGCCCGTGCTCGCCGACGCCGCCCGGCCCGGCGCCCCCGCCGTCCGGCTCGACCCCGGCCCCGCGCTGCTGCGGGGACTTCGCGGGCGCCGGCCCGCCGCCGTCGTCACTCACGCTCATACAGCCTGCGGAGGCCGCGACCGCCAGGGCGGTGGCGATCCATACGGCACAACGGCCGGGGGCGGACAACTGGCGCACGAGCGGCACCTCCGAGGGCACGGGACGCGGGTTCTGACGCGGGTTCTGACGCGGGTTCTGACGCAGGTCTTCCTGCCCAACTCCCTACGCCCCACAAGGGACACGCCCGGCGCACGCCCCGCCCGGGGCGGCACGCGGGCGACGCGCCCGGCACCACGGCCACCAGCGGGTTTCAGGCGCCACAAGGTTTCAGACACGGCCGAGTTTGAGACACCGCCGGATTTCAGACACGGCCGGGTTTCAGGCACCGCGTCCCCGTCGCCGCGCGAACGCCACCACCCGTCGGGTGAGCCACGCGCCCAGCCACACCGCCGCCAGCGCGCCGGCGACCGTTCCGGCGCCGTACGCCACTGCCAGCGCGAGCTGGTGACGCTCCAGCAGCTTCGCCACGTCGAGGGCGTACGTCGAGAACGTCGTGAACCCGCCCAGCACCCCGACTCCGAGGAACGGCCGCGCCAGCGGGCTCGTGACCACCTCGCGCTCGCTCACCAGCACCATCAGCACGCCGATGAGGGCGCACCCGACCACGTTGACGGTGAAGATCGCCCACACCGAAGGCCAGGCGAGCGACATGCCGTAGCGCGCGGACGCGCCCAGCGCCCCTCCGGCGGAAACCGCCGCGATGACGCTCCACTTGACGCCCGCCCAGGGGGCTCGCCTGACCGGCCCAGAGCCGGCCCCGGACCCGGCCCCGGACCCCGAGCCGGAGCCGGAGCCGGACCCCGAGCCGGAGCCGGGACCCGAGCCGGAGCCGGGACCCGAGCCAGAGCCCGAGCCGGGCGCCGCGCCCTGCCCCGCTCCCGCCCCTGCACCCGTCCCCGTGCCCCGGCCCACGACGCTCACCCGTACCCGAGCGCGTGCAGCCGCTCGTCGTCGATCCCGAAGTGGTGGGCGATCTCATGGACCACCGTGATCTCGGTCTCCTCGACCACTTCCTCACGCGTCTCGCAGATCCGGAGCGTCGGACCCCGGTAGATCGTGATCCGGTCCGGCAGAACGCCGGCGTACCACTCCCCGCGGTCGGTCAGCGGCGTCCCTTCGTACAGCCCGAGCAGCTCGGGATCGTCGGCGGACGGTTCGTCCTCGACGAACACCGCGACGTTGTCCATCAGCCGCGTCAGCTCCGGCGGGATCCGGTCCAGCGCCTCGGCGACCAGTTCCTCGAACTCCTCGCGCGTCATCTCCAGCACCCGGCCATTGTCACGCACCCGCGCCCCCGACCTCCGTACGCGGGGCATAGCCCGCCGCGTACACGGGCATACGGGACCAATGGCCAGCGCTCGTGAAGCCCGTGAACGGCTCCGTGCCCTCCTCACCCGCACCCGACGCCGCACCCCCGCCCCCACCGGATCCCCCACCGGCGCCCTCGCCCCCGCCCCGCATCCCTGTGCCCGCGCGACCGGACTGGTCGCCGTCGTCCTACTGGGCGCCTGGCTGGGGCTGCTGATCGTCGGATCCGTCCGTACGCCCGTCGGGCCCATGGACACCAGCATGACCCTCCGCCCGTCCCTCTCCGGCGGCACGAAGATCAACGTCTCCCCGCTCGGCGCCCTCGAACTCGACTCCCACACCGCGCCCATCCGCCTCGACGTCGACGTCGACCGGCTCGACCCGGTCCGCTCCCAGGCCCTGGTCGAGCATCCGGAGCGGATCTCCGGCCTCCAGGACGAGATCACCCAGGACGTCACGGCCGGCACCCGCGACCTCGCCCTGCGCTCCTGCGTCGCCGTCGTCGCCGGCGCCACCGCTCTCGGCCTCGCGGTCTACCGCAGCCCGCGCCGGGCCCTCACGGCGGGCGGCCTCGCACTCGCACTGCTGGCGGCGTCCGGCACCAGCGCGTACGCGACCTGGAACCCGAAGTCGGTCCTGGAGCCGAAGTTCTCCGGCCTCCTGTCCTCGGCGCCTTCGGTCGTGGGCAACGCCCGCTCGATCGTCACCGAATTCGACGTCTACCAGAAGGAGTTGGCGCGTCTCGTTACCAATGTGACGAAGCTGTACGACGCGACCTCCACGCTCCCCGTCTACCAGCCGGACCCGGCGACGATGCGTGTCCTGCACGTCTCCGACATCCACCTGAACCCGGCCGCGTGGCACATCATCGGCTCGCTCGTGGAGCAGTACGACATCGACGTCATCATCGACTCCGGCGACACCATGGACCACGGCACCGCCGCCGAGAACACCTTCCTCGACCCGATCCCCGACCTCGGCGCGCCGTACGTCTGGGTCCGCGGCAACCACGACTCGCCCGCCACCCAGCGCTACCTCCAGGGCCTCAAGAACGTGCACGTCCTCGACGAGGGCCGCGCGGTCACCGTGGCGGGACTGCGGGTGGCGGGCACGGGCGACCCCCAGTTCACCCCCGACCGCTCGGTCGTCGCCCAGGGCGACCCGGCCGAACGCATGGCCGGAATCCGCCTCGCCTCCGCCCTGCACGACCAGCGCCGCGCGGGCACCCCCGTCGACATCGCCGTCGCCCACAACCCGGTCGCCGCCCGTGAGACCGACGGCGCGGTCCCCCTCGCCCTGGCCGGCCACGTCCACCACCGCGAGACCGAGCTCCTCCCGCTCGGCACCCGCCTCAAGATCGAGGGCTCCACGGGCGGCGGCGGCCTGCGCGCGGTCCAGAACGACGAGCCGGAGAAGGTCCGCGCCTCCGTCCTCTACCTGGACCGCACCACGCGCACGCTCCAGGCGTGGGACGAGATCACCCTGGGCGGCCTGGGCCTCACGACAGCCGAGGTCAGCCGCCATCTGGCCACCGAACCAGCCCCCGACTCACCGCCCCCGACCCCCCGGCCCTCACCCGCCCCGTAAACCGTTTTGGCGATAGCTCCCTGCATCCCATATGCTTCTCACGTCCCCGACGCGCTGCGAAGCGCCCAGGCGGGCCCTTAGCCCTCATCGTCTAGTGGCCCAGGACGCCGCCCTTTCAAGGCGGTAGCACGGGTTCGAATCCCGTTGGGGGCACGCACCACCGTGTGCGAGACTGGCTCTCGCGCAATGCATCACCTCTGGTCCTGTGGAGCAGTTTGGAGTGCTCGCCACCCTGTCAAGGTGGAGGCCGCGGGTTCAAATCCCGTCAGGACCGCTGCGATCTCTCGTGGATCGCGTGGCTGGGTAGCTCAGTTGGTACGAGCGTCCGCCTGAAAAGCGGAAGGTCGCCGGTTCGACCCCGGCCCCAGCCACCGTAGCCCTGACCAGGGCATACGCCCCCTCTGAAGATCATTCGGAGGGGGCGTTTTCGTGCCCGTGACATCACCTTGTGACATCAACCTGTCACGACAGTGCCTCGTTCAGCCGCTCCAGGGCCCGCCGCTTCTCGTCGAGCGAGGCGTGAGCGTAGACGCCCATGGTTACGTCCAGGGCGCTGTGACCGGCGATCTGCATCACGACGTGCGGAGGTGCCCCGAGGTCGAGCAACAGCGTCACACAGGTGTGCCGCAGATCATGGAAGCGGTGCGTCAGCCCGAACTTCCGGCGGACTGGGCCCCAGCTCCGACGGAGGTTGTCCGGCTCGTACGGCGTGCCGATCTGCGAGGGGAAGACCAGCCCGTGCTCCTTCCACTCCATGCCGGCCGCCGCACGCTCCTGCGCCTGCCGCTCCTGGTGCTCCCGCAGGGCCTCAAGAGTCATCGGCGGGAGCGGCAGCGTCCTTTCCGAGGTGCGCGTCTTCGGCTGCACGATCCGTAGTTCACCACCGACCCTCTGGAGGTTCGTGGCGACGGTCAACGTGCCCTTGTCCAGGTCGACGGACGTCCAGTGGAGGCCCAGCAGCTCACCGCGCCGCATCCCGAGCGTCATAGCCAGGACGTAAAGCGCGTACAGGCGGTGTTCGCGCAGCTCTTTGAGCACGAGCCTGGCCATGGAGGCGGACAATCCCTGGCCCGTCCCGTACGACGGAGTCGTGACCTGTACGAGCTTGGCCGCGTTCCTCACGATCAGCTCCTCCCGAACCGCGTGCTGGAGGGCGTTGCGCAGCACGGCGTGCATGAACTGCACCATCCGCGGCGACAGCGTCGCCTTGCAGCAGTTCCCCGCCGCACAGCACACGGGCTTCTTCCGTTGCGCGTCCCGTCCATGCTTGCAGCACTGACACTCCGCCCGGACGCGGTTGATCCACGCCCTCACCTCTTGCGCCCGCAGTGTCCGGATCTTCTTCTTACCCAGCCCCGGAAGGAGGTGGGTACGGACGACGCTCTCGTACCCCTGGTATGTCTTGGGGCGGCGATTCGGTCGAACCTCCTCAGCGAGCCAGTAGACGAGGTACTCGCTCACAGTGGCGTTGGTGTCCGGGATCGGGACGCCGCTGTGCTCCATCGCGTGCAACTCGACCAGCTTCGCGTGTGCTTCGTCCCAGGTCTTGCCGTAGACGAACTTCCGTTTCCGCTGGCCGGACGCAGTGGTGACGTAGGCCATTCCCATGTACCGGCCATCCTTGCGCTGGGTGATAGAACCCGCTCCGTTGGGGTTCTTGCGGCCTCGGGCCACTACGCAGCCTCCTTGTGCTGGTCTTCGATGAACATGCGCAGCGCGTCGGCGGGTATCCGGCGAGCGCGACCGATGGTGAAGCTCCGGAGTTCCCCGGAGCGGATGAGGTCGTAGACCTTGAAGCGGCTCAGCCGCAGAGCGCTCATGACTTCTGGGACCGTCAGCGCCTCGTGAGTGGTGGGCAGGGTGGTGCTCACTGCTGCCTCCTCAGGCCGTTGCTTCGCTCCTCTGGGGATCCGCAACATCCGCCACGCCGCAACATTGCTGGTCAGCGGCTTGAATCTGTGGCGGATGCTGGTTGTGTTGCGGATAGGTGCCGCCGCGCAGGGGGCGCGGCGGCACCTGTGGCGTTCGGTGGGTCAGCCGACGATTCGGAGTTGGCGTGTGTCGGTTTCCGTGGACGTGTGGCGGCTCTCGGAAGGGGTATCCGCCACAGATTCACCCTCGTTGACCTGCGGTGTTGCGGGTGTTGCGGGTGTTGCGGATTCTCCGGGGGGAGGGGGGCAGTAGCGGGTCCAGGCGTCGGCGAGGTCCTCCGCGTAGTAGCCCTTCGGGGTGGTGCTGCCGACCCGGATGCCGCGGGGCTTGATGGGGGTGTTGTCGGGGCGGACGTACTGGCTCAGGAGCTTGGACAGGGCCCGTGCGGTGAGTGGCTTGCTGCTTTGTCCGTCCTCGCTCAGGTCGGACCAGGGCGCGTCGTCGAGCTGGAGGAGAACTTCCAGGATGGCGGCGGTGGGCATCCGGTCGACGCCGCAGAACACTCGGTCCCGCAGATCGGTGAGCAGCTTGACCCCGAGGGAGGCTTGATCGCCCTCGGATGCGGCCTTGATGAGCGCGATGCACGCGGCGCGGGCCCGCTCGGGCCAGTGCCCGCCGGCTGCATCCGCGACGGCGAGCAGGGGCTCCCACACGTCCGCGGGCCGGTCGGTGACACCTTCAGGCATCTGCGGCCACGCGTCCGCGATCTGGTCATGGATGGTGGCGGTCCACTCCGCGAGCTTGTCCCGCAGGACGTGGCCCTGCTTCTCGTGGACGCGGCGCCGGTAGGGCTCGCACTTCTCGTTGGGGGCCTTCTTGCGCATGCGGATGATGACCGACCTGGTCAGGATCGTGTCGGGCAGCGACCCGAGTCCGGCCATCGCGACCGCGCAGAACGAGTCGAACCAACCTGCCTTTTGGTCGGAGCCTTCTCCGACGCAGCGCAGGGACTTGGCGCCGCGCCGGTAGCCGGAGTTGAGGAACCCGCGGACTTCTTCGTTCCCGCCGGCCTTGGGGCCGAAGACGGTGTCGATCTCGTCGAAGAGCAGCGTCGGCGTTCCCGCATCGGCCGCCACGAGCCGGAACAGGGCGTTGGCAGAGGCGTTGACGGTGGTCGCCGCCCTGGGGGTGAGTGTCTCGATGATCTCCAGCGCGCGTGACTTACCCGACCCGGGTTCCGGGGAGAGGAAGGCGATGCGGGCGGTGCCGTCGAGCGCGTCGATCAGGTGGGCGTGTGCGTCCCACAGGGTGACGGCGACGTAGGCGTGTTCGGTGGGGAAGACATTGAACCGGCGGTGGAAGGCTTCCACCTGATCGAGCAGCGCGGCCCCGTCAATGCTGGGGGTCATGCGGCGGCCCTTCCTTCCTGGGACGTGGTGCGGCGCGGGCATGCGGCCCGGTGGGTGGTGTGGTCGGTGATCAGGGCGAGTACATGGCGGTGCCCGACGGCACTGCGGTCCCTGCCGCACGCGCACTTCGAGGTTGCCGTCGGGGTGGCTCCGCGGGGTGCGGCGATGTGCAGCCACGCGACCGGGCGGCGCCCGTCCCCGGCCTGCGGGTCAGGACGAACAGCAGAAGGGACGCCCTTGCGGGCGGCGCCCTTCGGCCCGCCTACGGCTGTCGCGTCCACAGGCTGTGGAGCGGCATGCGGCCGGTATGTGGTGGCGGGGAGGCTCTTAGTAGGCGGGGGGTTGGTCATGCCGCCCTCCCGCTGGCCGGGTTGTGGGCGATCGACCAGTCCAGCCCACGTGCGATGACGTCGTCGTAGTAGCGGTGAGACTGGGTGGCGTTGCCCGCTGCCGCCCTACTAAGAGCCTCCTCAACCTCCCCGCGGTCGAGGTCGCCGGACGCCACCAGCCGCCCGAGAGCGCGCGCGGCCCGCAGCAGCGTGGCGTTGCGGGTGCCATCCGCGGCCTTGGCCACGTTGTCCACCTCGCCCCGCAGCGCCGCCGCGGCGTACCCGCCCGTCCGGGTCGTGACCGGCACCGCGCCACCCGGGGCAGGCCGTTGGCGGGGCTTCAAAGCCTCGTGCAGCCATTCGGGCAGCACGGCGGGGGCATGGTCGTCCAGGACCGTGTACGTGCCGTCCGGAGTGGTACTGCCGGGGGCGACGACGTAGCCGCCCCAGCCCCGGGTGTCGATCTTCTTCGCCAGCCGTCCAGCGGTGGAGTGCAGCCGGACGCCGGGCGGTTGAGTGAAGTACAGGTGCTCCCCGCCGCGCGCGGTCCGCACCCGGTAGGTGTCGGGGACGGCCTGCCCGGCGCGCTCGCAGAGCGCCTGGAAGTTGGTGACGCCGTCAGGCGTTCCTTTCGGCTCTTCAGGCTTGAGCATGTCCAGGTCGACCACGAGCAGCCCGGACGGGCCGGTGGCAATACCGACGTTGTAGGGCCGCAGTGCCCACGCGGTGGCCAGCAGCTCGGCATCGGTGGTGGCGCGCTGCTCGGGTGTCCTGTGGCCATCTGCACACCGGTCGGTGCCGGGGCAATGCTTCTCCGCGTGCCCAGCGGGCCGCTTGTCGCCGGGCCTCAGAGGGATGACGTGCCAGCCGCGTTCCGCGGCGTCCAGCGCTGCACGCAGCAGCGCGGACCGTGCGTCATAGGTCATGCTGGATGTCTCCAGTTCTCTTCAGGATTGCTGGCAGACGAGGGCGGCCCCGGTTCATTGGCGTGAGAGGGGCCGCCTTCGGCGTCGCTAGCGCTTGGGCTCGTGGCGGGTGTGGTCGTTGGCCAGCGCGGTCAGCCGGGCGGCCTCGTCGGGTGTGACGGCGCGGATCCGGATCCGCAGGCCGCACCCGATGACCGGGCAGCGCAGCGTGTGCTTTCCGGCCAGCAGGGCGAGGGCGTCGTTCATGCGGTCGGCGAAGGGCGCTCGGCGATTCATGGGGCTCCTGTCGGTGGTCAGTTGTGCAGGTGGGTGTGGGAGCGGGCGAAGGTCCCGCGGGTGTGGGTGGTCACGTGGGTGTTCTTGGTGACCGGCCCCGTGTAGACCGCCTTGGAGACACTGCGCTTGGCGCGTGAGAACGCGGCACCGATGGACAGCGCGGCGAAGGCGATGCCGGAGAGGAGGACGCCCATGCAGACGACGCCAGTCACTGACATGGAGGCGAATCCCTTCAGCACGAGCCAGACGCCGCACCCGACGCCGGTGGTGCCGGCGCCGATGCCGATGGAGGCGACCGCGGTTCCGGCGGCCCAGGCGGGCACGATCCGGCGGTCGTTCTGCCAGACCGGCTGCGCGTCCCCGACGCTCGGCGGCTCGGTGGTGTCGCGGTAGGACGTCGGTATGGGCGCCGAGGGCGGGGCGGGCCGGTAGATGTCGTTGATGATGCGGCGGGCTTCGGCGTTGGCTGCCTCGTCGCTCATGCGCGGCCACCAGTCAGCCGACGGGATGCTGGTCTCGCTCACGGCCGTGCCTCCTTAGGCGATGTTGGATACGGCGTTGATGAGGGCCTGTATCGCGGAGCGGATGGCGGTGGAGGCTCCGGTGTCAGCGGTGAAGAACCCGAACAGGAACACCGCGAGCGCGGCGGCAGGGCCGACGTAGCGGCTCCGTATCAGGACGAAGGTCAGTACCCCGAAGAGGGCAACGGCGGACAGGGTCACGATCACGAACGGGCCTCCCGGGAACGGTGAGCGGGCAGCACCCGGGGTGGGTGCTGCCCGCTGATGGCTTGTCGTCTGACTTGTCGTGCGGCTTGTCGCTTGTCTTGTCGTCTCGCTTGTCTTGTCGCTTGTCGCCTTGCAGGTCACAAGCCGTTTCCGGGCCTCTGAGAGCCGTCCGGGGGCCTTCTCGGGGGCGAGGCGACAAGCAACAAGAAGTCAGCTCTCGGGCGTGTGCTGGCGGTGGACGTAGCGGGCTTTGGTGCCCTCCCCGACGCGGACCGCGGTGCCGTCCTTCACCCAGGCCCGGAGCCAGCCGACGACCGTCTGACGGGAAGTGCCGTACTCGTCCGCCAGGGCGCGGGCGATCGCGGACGCCCCGGTACCCTCCCGCCCGGCAGAGAGCAGAAGGGCGAGCGCGGCCTGCTGTGCGGGACTGTCCTGCTCGCCCCGCAGCGCCGACAGGTTCAACCCGGCCGCCGTGGGCGGCTGCTCGTCCGCGCCCGGTTCAGGGGCGGTGGCGAACTGGGCGTCGATCTCCGCCCGGAAGCGCCGCAGCATCTCGTCCTCCGGCGAGACCTGCACCGCCTCCTGTCCAGTCAGCGCGGACAGCTTCAAACCCGACTCCGCCCCGGCCGGCCCGGCGTCGGGGGTGTGGTCGCGCATCCACGCGGTGCGGTCGGTGTCCCAGCGGCGGGCGTAGGCGGGCCCGGCGGCCTTGGCGGAGACGTCGTCCAGCCGCGGGTGGCGGTCGGAGGTGGCGGCGATGATGTCCCGAATCTGGTTCGGGAGGATCCGCCACGCCTTGAACAGCGCCGCGGGTGATTCGGGGGTGCCCATGAACCCGGCGCCCTTGTAAGGGGCTTGGTCGACACGCAGGCCACGAGAGCCGGGGAACATCTTGCCCAGGTCCATGCCCTCCGTCTCACCACCCGTGAGCGCGACGCGGACCTTGGCCTCGCGGCGGATCATGAGGTTGCCCAGCACGCTGCCGGTGGCCCCGAGGGCGGTCAGGACGGTGCGGATGCCCATGGCGCGGGAGATCCGGATGACTTCCAGGATCTTCTCCGCGAGCTTGCGCATCTGCCGATCCGGGCTGGCCAGGATCTCCGCACCCTCATCGATCACCAGCATGATCTGCGGGATCTGCGCGCTGATGGGCAGCAGGTCCGTGTTGGCCTTGGCCAACAGGTCCTGGTAGCCCACCTTGCGCTGCTTGGCCACCTTCACTGCCGTGTCCAGCATCGTGATGGCCTCGTCGTAGGTCCCGGCCAGCCAGTCCACCCCGGGCCGCACCGGTTTGCCGTCCTCGGTCGTGATCTGGCCGCCCAGGGCGGGCAGGACCCAGGGCAGGCCGGCGGATCCGGCGTTGAGGTCGATCACCCAGGTCAGCATGTCCTCGGCACGGGCGAACCCGGCGAGGATCGCGTGGACCAGGTTCGTCTTGCCCGACCCGGTCGGGCCCACGACGAGCGCGCACTGCTCGCGCAGGTAGGCCAGGATGTGCTCCGCGTTTGTCCGGTAGCCCCACGGGATCCCGGTGTGCACGGACAGCGGGCCGTAGTCGGCGGGGTAAGTGCGCTCTTCCTCCAGGACGTTGACCGTGGTGACGTCGATGATGACCCGCCCCTGGTCGATGCCCGGGGAGGCGGTGGCGGTGCAGCCGTGCGGCAGCCGGGCATCCGCTGACAGCCGCGCCGACTCAGCCGCGATCTTGTTCCAGGTCGCGCCACCGGGCGGCAGTTCGGCGTCGATGGAGTACCCGGCGCCGGTCTCCCACTGCTCCACCCCGACCACGCGGATGGTGATGGAGCAGACCCGCTGGATGCGGTCGGCCCATTCCGCGGCGATCGCCCGGCGCTCCGCGGACAGCTCCCGCGCGATCTGCCGCTGCTCCGCGGCGATCGCCTCCTCCTCGCGCGCCTCCTCATAGAGGGCTGCGGAGCGGGCGGCGGCGCCGATACCGACGCCGATCGTGGCGAGCGAGCCGAGAGCGGCCCACGTGAGAGGGCCGTGTGTCATGGCCCAGGTGGTCCACCCGGCGCCGACGAGCCAGGACGCGGCGCGGGTCGTAATGGTGCGGCCGGCGTTGCGGATCCGCAGGCCGACGACGGTATGTCCGAGGGCGCCCGCGGCGCCGACGGCGAGCGCCCAGCCGGGGGGCATCGATGTGGCGGCGCCGGTGGTGGCGATGGCGAAGGCTCCGGTGGTCGCGGACAGGGCGCCGGTCACGGGTCCGTGACCGGCAGCCCAGTCCAACACCGGGCCACTCGGCTGCTGCTTCGTGGCGGTGGTGGCCATGATCAGACGTTCCAGCCCTTCTCAGCGTCGTGGCCGTTGCGGGGGTCCTCGTGGCGGGC from Streptomyces formicae includes these protein-coding regions:
- the crcB gene encoding fluoride efflux transporter CrcB, producing the protein MAAVSAGGALGASARYGMSLAWPSVWAIFTVNVVGCALIGVLMVLVSEREVVTSPLARPFLGVGVLGGFTTFSTYALDVAKLLERHQLALAVAYGAGTVAGALAAVWLGAWLTRRVVAFARRRGRGA
- a CDS encoding metallopeptidase family protein, coding for MLEMTREEFEELVAEALDRIPPELTRLMDNVAVFVEDEPSADDPELLGLYEGTPLTDRGEWYAGVLPDRITIYRGPTLRICETREEVVEETEITVVHEIAHHFGIDDERLHALGYG
- a CDS encoding metallophosphoesterase family protein, with the protein product MASAREARERLRALLTRTRRRTPAPTGSPTGALAPAPHPCARATGLVAVVLLGAWLGLLIVGSVRTPVGPMDTSMTLRPSLSGGTKINVSPLGALELDSHTAPIRLDVDVDRLDPVRSQALVEHPERISGLQDEITQDVTAGTRDLALRSCVAVVAGATALGLAVYRSPRRALTAGGLALALLAASGTSAYATWNPKSVLEPKFSGLLSSAPSVVGNARSIVTEFDVYQKELARLVTNVTKLYDATSTLPVYQPDPATMRVLHVSDIHLNPAAWHIIGSLVEQYDIDVIIDSGDTMDHGTAAENTFLDPIPDLGAPYVWVRGNHDSPATQRYLQGLKNVHVLDEGRAVTVAGLRVAGTGDPQFTPDRSVVAQGDPAERMAGIRLASALHDQRRAGTPVDIAVAHNPVAARETDGAVPLALAGHVHHRETELLPLGTRLKIEGSTGGGGLRAVQNDEPEKVRASVLYLDRTTRTLQAWDEITLGGLGLTTAEVSRHLATEPAPDSPPPTPRPSPAP
- a CDS encoding tyrosine-type recombinase/integrase is translated as MGMAYVTTASGQRKRKFVYGKTWDEAHAKLVELHAMEHSGVPIPDTNATVSEYLVYWLAEEVRPNRRPKTYQGYESVVRTHLLPGLGKKKIRTLRAQEVRAWINRVRAECQCCKHGRDAQRKKPVCCAAGNCCKATLSPRMVQFMHAVLRNALQHAVREELIVRNAAKLVQVTTPSYGTGQGLSASMARLVLKELREHRLYALYVLAMTLGMRRGELLGLHWTSVDLDKGTLTVATNLQRVGGELRIVQPKTRTSERTLPLPPMTLEALREHQERQAQERAAAGMEWKEHGLVFPSQIGTPYEPDNLRRSWGPVRRKFGLTHRFHDLRHTCVTLLLDLGAPPHVVMQIAGHSALDVTMGVYAHASLDEKRRALERLNEALS
- a CDS encoding helix-turn-helix domain-containing protein; translated protein: MSTTLPTTHEALTVPEVMSALRLSRFKVYDLIRSGELRSFTIGRARRIPADALRMFIEDQHKEAA
- a CDS encoding DUF3631 domain-containing protein, giving the protein MTPSIDGAALLDQVEAFHRRFNVFPTEHAYVAVTLWDAHAHLIDALDGTARIAFLSPEPGSGKSRALEIIETLTPRAATTVNASANALFRLVAADAGTPTLLFDEIDTVFGPKAGGNEEVRGFLNSGYRRGAKSLRCVGEGSDQKAGWFDSFCAVAMAGLGSLPDTILTRSVIIRMRKKAPNEKCEPYRRRVHEKQGHVLRDKLAEWTATIHDQIADAWPQMPEGVTDRPADVWEPLLAVADAAGGHWPERARAACIALIKAASEGDQASLGVKLLTDLRDRVFCGVDRMPTAAILEVLLQLDDAPWSDLSEDGQSSKPLTARALSKLLSQYVRPDNTPIKPRGIRVGSTTPKGYYAEDLADAWTRYCPPPPGESATPATPATPQVNEGESVADTPSESRHTSTETDTRQLRIVG
- a CDS encoding bifunctional DNA primase/polymerase, yielding MTYDARSALLRAALDAAERGWHVIPLRPGDKRPAGHAEKHCPGTDRCADGHRTPEQRATTDAELLATAWALRPYNVGIATGPSGLLVVDLDMLKPEEPKGTPDGVTNFQALCERAGQAVPDTYRVRTARGGEHLYFTQPPGVRLHSTAGRLAKKIDTRGWGGYVVAPGSTTPDGTYTVLDDHAPAVLPEWLHEALKPRQRPAPGGAVPVTTRTGGYAAAALRGEVDNVAKAADGTRNATLLRAARALGRLVASGDLDRGEVEEALSRAAAGNATQSHRYYDDVIARGLDWSIAHNPASGRAA